A portion of the Paenibacillus hamazuiensis genome contains these proteins:
- a CDS encoding carbohydrate ABC transporter permease, whose product MSAKAADRTVDMAINVFIFIALALCLIPFLHILSISLSSNRAIMSGEVTIYPIELSLEAFKKVFADVSMIRSMGFTVLLTVTYTISCMLMSIIAAYPLTKTYLKGQKFFMVLIIITMFFSGGIIPEYILMKQLNLINSMWALILPILISPFNLIILINFFKSIPESLHESAEIDGASHFRVLWQIVVPLSMPVIATLSLFYAVNRWNGFMDTLFYITNPKLYPLQLKLYQLVMNNMANDLMQLEGTQVVQFLPESLKAASVMFATIPILLVYPWLQRYFVSGIMLGAVKG is encoded by the coding sequence ATGAGTGCCAAAGCCGCCGACCGCACCGTCGATATGGCGATCAACGTATTTATTTTTATCGCGCTTGCGCTTTGCCTGATCCCGTTTCTGCATATTTTGTCCATTTCGCTCAGCTCCAACCGGGCGATCATGTCGGGAGAAGTGACGATCTACCCGATCGAGCTGAGCCTGGAAGCTTTCAAGAAAGTGTTCGCGGACGTTTCCATGATCCGGTCGATGGGTTTTACCGTTCTGCTGACGGTGACCTACACGATCTCGTGTATGTTAATGTCCATCATCGCCGCGTATCCGCTTACAAAAACGTATTTGAAAGGGCAAAAGTTTTTCATGGTGCTGATCATCATTACGATGTTTTTCAGCGGCGGCATTATCCCGGAGTACATTTTGATGAAGCAGCTGAATTTGATCAATTCCATGTGGGCGCTTATTTTGCCGATACTCATCAGCCCGTTTAATTTGATCATCCTGATCAACTTTTTCAAATCGATTCCGGAAAGCCTGCACGAATCCGCCGAAATCGACGGAGCGAGCCACTTCCGCGTACTCTGGCAAATCGTCGTTCCGCTTTCGATGCCGGTCATCGCGACGCTCAGCTTGTTTTATGCGGTGAATCGCTGGAACGGCTTTATGGATACGCTGTTTTACATCACGAATCCGAAGCTGTATCCGCTTCAGCTCAAGCTGTACCAGCTCGTCATGAACAATATGGCCAACGATTTGATGCAGCTCGAGGGCACGCAGGTCGTGCAGTTTTTGCCGGAAAGTTTGAAGGCGGCGAGCGTCATGTTCGCGACGATACCGATTTTGCTCGTGTATCCGTGGCTGCAGCGTTATTTCGTCTCCGGCATCATGCTGGGGGCGGTCAAAGGCTGA
- a CDS encoding glucosamine-6-phosphate deaminase, whose translation MKLIVTETEHFDRTAAGFVSGYIRMKPDAVLGFATGSTTVGLHRELARMHLEEGLDFSQVYSFNLDEYAGIPWEHPKSCRCRMEEQLFRHVNIRRERIEFLNGAAADPEAECVRFARAIDACGGIDLQVLGIGTNGHIAFNEPGTPFDSRLRVVPLAQQTIGDKSAFFGGEELVPRCGITMGLMDVMRCKRNVLLARGADKADIIRRSLRGPVTVDVPASVLQLHPQLTVILDKAAAAGL comes from the coding sequence GTGAAACTGATCGTTACCGAAACGGAGCATTTCGACCGCACCGCGGCCGGGTTTGTCTCCGGTTACATAAGGATGAAGCCGGATGCCGTTCTAGGTTTTGCCACCGGGTCCACGACCGTGGGGCTGCACCGCGAGCTCGCCCGCATGCATCTGGAGGAAGGGCTTGATTTTTCGCAAGTATACTCGTTCAATCTTGACGAATATGCCGGCATTCCCTGGGAGCATCCGAAAAGCTGCCGCTGCCGGATGGAGGAGCAGCTGTTCCGCCATGTGAACATCCGGCGCGAGCGCATCGAATTTTTGAACGGCGCCGCCGCCGATCCGGAGGCGGAATGCGTCCGGTTCGCACGGGCGATCGATGCCTGCGGCGGGATCGATCTGCAGGTGCTCGGGATCGGCACGAACGGGCATATTGCGTTTAACGAGCCGGGGACGCCGTTTGATTCCCGGCTCAGAGTCGTGCCGCTGGCGCAGCAAACGATCGGCGACAAGTCCGCCTTTTTCGGCGGAGAGGAGCTTGTACCCCGCTGCGGCATCACGATGGGTCTCATGGACGTCATGCGCTGCAAGCGCAACGTGCTGCTCGCCAGAGGCGCAGACAAAGCCGACATTATCCGACGCTCGCTCAGGGGGCCGGTCACCGTGGACGTGCCG
- a CDS encoding sugar phosphate isomerase/epimerase family protein, producing the protein MFKDKGEYSFSTCWNIKRHDTGRGMIEEIRQLGFRRVELNYNVTHEFLSTIEPMIEQGEIGVSSVHNTFPHIADPDYGTDSVLLGFDDEEKRQRAIELLCGSIDYAHRYGAEAVVVHPGEVPFDINIDSLLKKIYREMGKDSPEYKQLWNEMLARREALSPHYTSRIRESLEQVSEYIARKGYKVVVGIETRSRCYQMPTPQEAKTIIDGLKGAPVYLWYDFGHAMMMDRMGLYDSVKDAHELKAYIYGLHIHETLELSDHYCPYVHSKTDVFDGFLDIVRDAPLKVYELKAICKPEEIEESHDILLRKLEAMPK; encoded by the coding sequence TTGTTCAAGGATAAAGGGGAATATTCGTTTTCCACATGCTGGAATATCAAACGCCACGATACAGGCAGAGGTATGATCGAAGAGATCAGGCAGCTCGGCTTCCGCCGCGTGGAGCTGAATTATAACGTAACGCATGAGTTTTTGAGCACGATCGAACCGATGATCGAGCAAGGCGAAATCGGCGTCTCCAGCGTGCACAACACGTTCCCGCACATTGCGGACCCAGACTACGGCACCGATTCCGTGCTGCTCGGCTTTGACGATGAGGAGAAACGGCAGCGAGCGATCGAGCTTCTTTGCGGCTCCATCGATTATGCGCACCGTTACGGCGCGGAGGCGGTTGTCGTACATCCGGGGGAAGTGCCGTTCGACATCAACATCGATTCCCTGCTGAAAAAAATATACCGCGAGATGGGCAAGGATTCGCCGGAATACAAGCAGCTGTGGAACGAGATGCTGGCGCGCCGCGAAGCGCTGAGTCCGCACTACACAAGCAGGATTCGGGAAAGTTTGGAGCAGGTTTCCGAGTATATCGCCCGCAAAGGATACAAGGTTGTCGTCGGCATCGAAACACGCTCCCGCTGCTACCAAATGCCGACGCCGCAGGAGGCGAAGACGATCATCGACGGGCTGAAGGGCGCGCCGGTGTACCTGTGGTACGACTTCGGCCATGCGATGATGATGGACCGGATGGGGCTGTACGACAGCGTGAAAGACGCGCATGAGTTAAAAGCTTACATCTACGGTCTGCATATTCATGAAACGCTGGAGCTGTCCGACCACTATTGTCCTTACGTGCACAGCAAAACGGATGTCTTCGACGGCTTCCTGGACATCGTCCGCGATGCGCCGCTTAAAGTGTATGAGCTCAAGGCGATCTGCAAGCCGGAGGAAATCGAAGAAAGTCACGACATTTTACTGCGGAAATTGGAGGCTATGCCAAAATGA
- a CDS encoding ABC transporter permease: MNTSAASQTNRQNAEIVRQSAIKVYLRRNWQLYVLLVLPIAYFLIFKYGPMYGVTIAFKDFNLFQGINKSPWVGFDNFKQIFNNRQFFTALRNTLMLNFLDLIVSFPAPIILAIMLNELKSLLYKKLAQTILYLPHFISWVIVGGIVYQVFATKSGFVNNLLMNAGLEAIPWLSDKNYWVITYLATGVWHSAGWGTIIYLAALTGINKELYEAADVDGAGRLTKIRYITIPGIQSTIVVLLIMKLGELVQIGFERPYVLGNVTVSEYSEVISTFVYKMGLQSAQYSLATGVGFFQAAVGLVFILTANYIAKKTTDQGII, from the coding sequence ATGAACACGTCCGCAGCTTCGCAAACCAACCGCCAAAATGCGGAGATCGTCCGGCAGAGCGCAATCAAAGTATACCTGCGGCGGAACTGGCAGCTGTACGTTCTGCTCGTGCTGCCGATCGCATACTTCCTGATTTTCAAATACGGTCCGATGTACGGAGTGACGATCGCGTTTAAAGATTTCAACCTGTTTCAGGGCATTAACAAAAGTCCGTGGGTCGGGTTCGACAATTTCAAGCAAATTTTCAATAACCGGCAGTTTTTTACCGCTTTAAGAAACACGCTCATGCTGAACTTTCTCGATCTTATCGTATCTTTCCCTGCACCGATTATTTTGGCGATCATGCTTAACGAACTGAAGAGTCTTTTGTACAAAAAGCTTGCGCAAACGATTTTGTACTTGCCGCATTTCATCTCCTGGGTTATCGTCGGCGGCATCGTTTACCAAGTGTTCGCAACGAAATCGGGCTTTGTCAACAACTTGCTTATGAATGCAGGCCTGGAAGCGATTCCTTGGCTTTCGGATAAAAATTACTGGGTTATCACATATCTGGCTACCGGAGTTTGGCATTCCGCAGGCTGGGGAACGATCATTTATTTGGCCGCCCTGACCGGCATCAACAAGGAATTGTACGAAGCGGCCGACGTGGACGGAGCGGGACGGCTCACCAAGATTCGCTACATTACGATTCCCGGCATCCAGTCGACAATCGTCGTGCTGCTCATCATGAAGCTCGGCGAGCTTGTGCAGATCGGATTTGAGCGCCCTTACGTGCTCGGAAACGTAACCGTATCCGAATATTCCGAGGTGATCAGCACGTTCGTGTACAAAATGGGCCTGCAGTCCGCCCAATATTCATTGGCGACCGGCGTCGGCTTTTTCCAGGCTGCGGTTGGACTCGTCTTTATCCTGACGGCCAACTATATCGCCAAGAAAACGACCGATCAGGGAATCATCTAA
- a CDS encoding ROK family protein, producing MSEDHTGTVAGIDVGGTKISIGLVDADGRIVRSARYPMDRREQASALGSIDRALDDFMSGGSRSAREPLAIGLCMPGQIDPARGAWVHCLSIPIGSEVPLAALLQERYGAPAFLDNDVKAATLAEQRWGGGRGHADFVYVNVGTGIACGIVSGGQLVRGAGNYAGEIGHMSVDPSGAPCKCGSRGCLENIASGGGMISRVRELLPQFPDSSLHGLERSGGLNSSAVFAAYRQGDALAAKVSEDAVAALETALVSLVNLTNPQAVILGGGVFRDEWLAGRLREHVAAHSMPAARKSLASFQLSQLTASDVGLLGAASLAWEGIK from the coding sequence ATGAGCGAAGATCATACCGGAACGGTCGCAGGTATTGATGTCGGAGGCACCAAAATATCGATCGGCCTTGTGGATGCGGACGGCCGCATCGTCAGGTCGGCCCGGTACCCGATGGACCGGAGGGAGCAAGCATCCGCTCTTGGGAGCATCGACCGGGCGCTGGACGATTTCATGAGCGGCGGCAGCCGTTCGGCGCGTGAGCCGCTCGCCATCGGCCTGTGCATGCCGGGGCAAATCGATCCGGCACGCGGCGCATGGGTGCACTGCCTGAGCATCCCGATCGGCAGCGAGGTGCCGCTGGCCGCGCTGCTGCAGGAGCGCTACGGCGCGCCCGCCTTTCTTGACAACGACGTAAAGGCGGCGACGCTCGCCGAGCAGCGCTGGGGCGGCGGCCGGGGGCACGCCGACTTCGTCTACGTCAACGTCGGCACGGGTATCGCCTGCGGCATCGTCAGCGGCGGACAGCTAGTGCGCGGCGCCGGCAATTATGCCGGGGAAATCGGCCATATGTCCGTCGACCCGTCGGGAGCGCCGTGCAAATGCGGCAGCCGCGGCTGCCTGGAAAATATCGCTTCGGGCGGCGGTATGATCAGCCGGGTGCGCGAGCTGCTGCCGCAGTTTCCGGACTCGTCGCTGCATGGGCTCGAACGATCCGGCGGGCTTAACTCGTCGGCTGTATTCGCGGCTTACCGTCAAGGCGACGCGCTTGCCGCGAAGGTGTCCGAAGACGCGGTCGCTGCGCTCGAAACGGCGCTCGTCAGCCTTGTCAATTTGACGAATCCGCAGGCGGTTATTTTGGGAGGCGGCGTATTTCGCGACGAGTGGCTCGCCGGGAGGCTGCGCGAGCATGTCGCGGCGCACAGCATGCCTGCTGCGCGCAAATCGCTGGCTTCGTTTCAACTATCGCAGCTAACCGCAAGCGATGTCGGGCTGCTCGGTGCCGCCTCGCTGGCATGGGAGGGAATAAAGTGA
- a CDS encoding ArsR/SmtB family transcription factor, with translation MKADISKNSLPLYEALASEVRLNIIGLLAGQPMNVKDIAAALNLSSAIVTMHIRKLELGGLIRTEMVRKDKGTHKICSLAVDRIEIAMPVMEQARPSFHEATIPIGHYTEFEVHPTCGLATRDKLIGQYDDPRYFLEPDRVRAGILWFGKGFVEYKIPNYLLSGQQPSQIEISMELGSEAPGFNENWPSDIDFYLNGVHLGQWTSPGDYGSSRGRYTPSWWQNGVNQYGLLKVIRITADGTFIDGQRMSDTGIGDIGTERNQWTLRLAVLSSSEHVGGLTLYGEGFGNYNQDIVFRVYYE, from the coding sequence ATGAAAGCCGACATCAGCAAAAACTCGCTGCCGCTTTACGAGGCGCTGGCCAGCGAGGTTCGCTTAAACATTATCGGGCTGCTTGCCGGGCAGCCGATGAATGTGAAGGATATTGCCGCCGCATTGAATCTGAGCAGCGCGATCGTGACGATGCACATCCGCAAGCTGGAGCTCGGCGGTCTTATCCGCACCGAAATGGTGCGCAAGGATAAGGGCACGCATAAAATTTGCTCGCTTGCCGTCGACCGCATTGAGATCGCCATGCCGGTCATGGAGCAAGCAAGGCCCTCGTTTCACGAGGCGACGATTCCGATCGGGCATTACACCGAATTCGAGGTTCACCCGACCTGCGGCCTCGCGACCCGCGACAAGCTGATCGGGCAATATGACGATCCGCGTTATTTTCTTGAACCGGATCGGGTGCGCGCCGGCATTTTATGGTTCGGCAAAGGGTTTGTCGAATACAAAATTCCGAACTATTTGCTTAGCGGCCAGCAGCCGAGCCAAATCGAAATATCGATGGAGCTGGGCTCCGAGGCGCCGGGGTTCAACGAAAACTGGCCTTCCGACATCGACTTTTATTTGAACGGCGTTCATCTCGGCCAATGGACGAGTCCGGGCGATTACGGCTCGAGCCGCGGGCGCTATACTCCTTCCTGGTGGCAGAACGGGGTGAACCAATACGGCCTGCTCAAGGTCATAAGGATCACGGCGGACGGGACCTTTATCGACGGGCAGCGCATGTCGGACACGGGGATCGGCGACATCGGCACGGAGCGCAATCAATGGACGCTGCGGCTGGCTGTGCTGAGTTCTTCGGAGCATGTTGGAGGGCTCACGCTTTACGGCGAAGGGTTCGGAAATTACAATCAGGACATCGTGTTCCGGGTGTATTACGAATAA
- a CDS encoding AraC family transcriptional regulator has product MRNRWYNRLLLSYFPILIVAISTIIFISFFVVSEISKKEAERANQISTKYVADTMESTLRGVEQMMLKEMASNSDFGDFFVPKANADPRIVQYQASNDLKRFSTNQFLIHSVYLYRFSDKLVLTQTSAGPLDDFRDKAFILKQTSDSPYIGWTPVRKYSEFQTDPEEQVITLSKQAMLPFGNEGIVVINVRVSELMRMVGEMVNSQLTFMEIWSKDGLIYPPNLDESSPELHSASRKVLSEMSSDYLGWRFVSGLKAGQLFGWVSFISYMWIGIGSLIIILCIVYIIYITRKNYKPIELILSRIQEYQQKSLQQGKAFDEFSFIEKALENLIDQTNRYEKRYKEDLLLHRKQFFQKLIEGDREISRNQWKTQMEQLQLEYDFTSLCVSAAEIDGYPGFSRTYNDRDQNLLKFALTNVIQEFAKQEGLSIWAEWISSQRLGILYMFKHEEQREAEHLVRMSELFREWVQTNLKLSITIGIGSLSDRLGGIRPSYLEADSLLRHKLQLGKGKVAVYTEPAANKADGAFEYYQKISSAVQYFRLTNEAWSEVLGDVFRHMKDEYLEDEDIRTLVDYLIHMLSRELDELPDSLKRQWQEEIYPSLSKYMEEAETVDALAETLIDHLSELYRHYVEIRESKGQLAMLGEMRKYIEENYANPDLSLAHLSDKFDVNAKYLSQLFKEQFGMKFVDFLVNLRMEEAKRLLLETDDSIQDIAEKVGYTHGISFGRTFKKIVGTTPGDYRKVM; this is encoded by the coding sequence ATGCGCAACCGATGGTATAATCGATTGCTGTTATCCTATTTTCCGATTTTGATCGTAGCAATTTCTACCATTATTTTCATTTCTTTTTTCGTAGTCAGCGAAATTTCCAAAAAAGAAGCCGAGCGAGCGAATCAAATCTCGACGAAATACGTCGCGGATACGATGGAGTCGACCCTGCGCGGGGTCGAACAGATGATGCTGAAGGAGATGGCCTCGAATTCCGATTTTGGCGACTTTTTTGTCCCTAAAGCCAATGCCGACCCGCGCATTGTCCAATACCAGGCATCCAACGATTTGAAGCGGTTTTCCACGAATCAATTTTTGATCCATTCGGTCTATTTGTATCGGTTCAGCGATAAGCTGGTGCTTACGCAAACGTCGGCGGGCCCGCTGGACGATTTTCGCGATAAGGCATTCATTTTGAAGCAAACGTCGGATTCCCCCTATATTGGCTGGACTCCGGTACGAAAATACAGCGAGTTTCAGACCGATCCCGAGGAACAAGTGATTACGCTGAGCAAACAGGCGATGCTGCCTTTCGGCAATGAGGGCATCGTCGTCATTAACGTGCGCGTCAGCGAGCTGATGCGGATGGTCGGCGAAATGGTCAACAGCCAGCTCACGTTCATGGAAATTTGGAGCAAGGACGGGCTGATTTATCCGCCGAACTTGGACGAAAGCTCTCCCGAGCTGCACAGCGCAAGCCGCAAGGTGCTCAGCGAGATGTCGTCCGATTATCTCGGCTGGAGGTTCGTCAGCGGCCTTAAAGCGGGTCAGCTGTTCGGTTGGGTTTCTTTTATCTCCTACATGTGGATCGGCATCGGCAGTCTGATCATCATCTTATGTATTGTTTACATTATTTACATTACCCGGAAAAACTATAAGCCGATAGAGCTCATCTTGAGCCGGATTCAGGAGTATCAGCAAAAAAGCTTGCAGCAGGGGAAGGCGTTCGACGAGTTTTCCTTTATTGAGAAAGCGCTTGAGAACCTGATCGACCAGACGAACCGTTATGAAAAAAGATACAAGGAAGATTTGCTGCTGCACCGCAAGCAGTTTTTTCAAAAGCTTATTGAAGGAGACCGCGAAATTTCGCGGAATCAGTGGAAAACGCAAATGGAGCAGCTCCAATTGGAGTACGATTTCACTTCGCTTTGCGTGAGCGCGGCCGAAATCGACGGGTATCCCGGCTTTTCCAGGACGTATAACGACCGCGATCAAAATCTGCTCAAATTCGCCTTGACCAACGTGATCCAGGAGTTTGCCAAACAGGAGGGGCTATCGATTTGGGCGGAATGGATTTCCAGCCAAAGATTGGGCATTCTATACATGTTTAAACATGAGGAGCAGCGCGAAGCGGAGCATCTCGTAAGGATGAGCGAGCTGTTCCGGGAATGGGTGCAAACGAACCTTAAGCTTTCCATAACGATCGGCATCGGCAGCTTATCTGACCGGCTGGGCGGCATTCGGCCGTCTTATCTGGAAGCCGATTCGCTGCTTCGGCATAAACTGCAGCTCGGTAAGGGCAAGGTGGCGGTGTATACCGAGCCTGCCGCGAATAAAGCGGACGGAGCTTTTGAATATTATCAAAAAATTTCTTCGGCCGTTCAATATTTCCGTCTGACGAATGAAGCGTGGTCGGAAGTGCTCGGCGATGTTTTCCGGCATATGAAGGATGAATATTTGGAAGACGAAGATATTCGCACCTTGGTCGATTATTTGATTCATATGCTGAGCCGGGAGCTGGATGAGCTGCCGGATTCGCTGAAGCGGCAGTGGCAAGAAGAAATTTATCCGTCGCTTTCCAAATATATGGAAGAAGCGGAAACGGTGGACGCTTTGGCCGAAACGCTGATCGATCATCTGTCGGAATTGTACCGGCATTACGTGGAGATCCGCGAATCGAAAGGCCAGCTCGCAATGCTTGGCGAGATGCGCAAGTACATTGAAGAAAACTACGCGAACCCGGATTTGTCGCTCGCTCATCTAAGCGATAAATTCGACGTCAACGCCAAATATTTGAGCCAGCTGTTCAAGGAGCAGTTCGGCATGAAGTTCGTCGACTTTTTGGTGAACCTTCGCATGGAGGAAGCGAAACGTCTGCTGCTCGAAACCGACGATTCGATCCAGGACATCGCCGAGAAGGTCGGCTACACGCACGGCATTTCGTTCGGCCGCACGTTCAAAAAAATCGTCGGCACCACCCCCGGCGACTACCGGAAAGTGATGTAG
- a CDS encoding IS110 family transposase, which translates to MPSILFVGIDVSSKNNVVCCLPEGDVHKPLSRFTVTNDEPGVMIFQERIKALMSKHGLTHIRFGLEATGPFSSHLARYLQSVLTFEPYEHAVYVFNPSLIKEFKKAHFLYAPKNDRVDAWFIAAKLRSGHLPRAYTWSESMAALQRLTRTRFHVVHTLTRETNFLLTNLFLKFSSYASGPFRHKTSATSLAVIEEFASVEDIIHMSVEDLMAFVMERGRNQFENPEEVALALQKAARSSYRLPKAMADAVNFAMASNIRIIRSLQEQAKSLQKAIEDHLASIPQTLTSVPGMGPIFAAGILSEIGDIGRFPSHMKLAKYAGLAWTENQSGNFKGVESRLIKSGNRYLKYYFTEAAKSVQVHDTIFAQYYSHKKAEPAKYAEKRALALTARKLVRLVDHLLRTNRLYEPQEVIRQEA; encoded by the coding sequence ATGCCCAGCATCTTATTTGTCGGGATCGATGTAAGCAGCAAGAACAACGTAGTCTGTTGCCTGCCGGAAGGTGATGTCCACAAACCTCTGAGCCGGTTTACCGTCACCAATGATGAACCCGGCGTGATGATCTTTCAGGAGAGGATCAAGGCGCTGATGAGCAAGCACGGGTTGACGCATATTCGTTTCGGACTCGAAGCTACAGGCCCTTTTTCCAGTCATCTGGCCCGTTACTTGCAAAGCGTTCTGACCTTCGAACCTTATGAGCATGCCGTCTACGTCTTCAACCCGAGTCTGATTAAGGAGTTCAAGAAAGCTCACTTTCTGTACGCCCCAAAAAACGACAGGGTAGACGCCTGGTTCATCGCCGCGAAGCTCCGATCCGGTCATCTACCCCGTGCCTACACGTGGAGCGAGTCCATGGCCGCCCTACAGCGCCTGACGAGAACCCGTTTCCACGTTGTACATACTTTGACACGGGAGACCAATTTCCTGCTGACCAACTTATTTTTAAAGTTCAGCAGTTATGCCAGCGGACCTTTCCGGCACAAGACGTCGGCGACCAGCTTGGCTGTCATCGAGGAATTTGCCAGTGTCGAAGACATTATTCACATGTCCGTCGAAGACTTGATGGCCTTTGTGATGGAGCGCGGCCGGAATCAGTTTGAGAACCCGGAGGAAGTGGCTTTGGCGCTGCAAAAAGCGGCGCGCTCCTCCTACCGCCTGCCAAAGGCCATGGCGGATGCTGTCAACTTTGCGATGGCTTCCAACATTCGCATCATCCGATCTTTACAGGAACAAGCCAAATCACTGCAAAAAGCGATTGAAGATCATTTGGCGTCCATTCCGCAGACCCTCACTTCGGTCCCCGGAATGGGCCCCATCTTCGCGGCGGGCATCCTCTCCGAGATCGGAGACATTGGGCGCTTTCCTAGCCATATGAAACTGGCCAAATACGCCGGACTTGCATGGACAGAAAACCAATCGGGTAACTTTAAAGGCGTTGAATCTCGGCTTATTAAGTCCGGCAACCGCTACTTGAAGTATTACTTCACAGAAGCAGCAAAGAGTGTCCAGGTGCACGACACTATATTTGCGCAATATTACAGCCACAAGAAAGCGGAGCCGGCTAAATACGCCGAAAAACGTGCCCTTGCGCTTACAGCTCGTAAGTTGGTGCGGTTGGTCGATCATCTGCTGCGAACCAACCGACTCTACGAACCCCAGGAGGTGATCCGACAAGAAGCTTAG
- a CDS encoding extracellular solute-binding protein, whose product MKINDLKKRTSIANLNFIKERVQLKRQTVKKAVALSMSSVLTIGVLAACSSNDNKSAGAGSGANDPKKQVTLRVEMFDRGNAPAGQSATDNYWTKWMQEKFGTPNNIKLEYVPVPRAQEVEKLNVLMASGGDAPDIVFTYDSNLVYKYVQQGGLADIGQALDEYGKNLKTFLGTDTLEYGKFDGKQYAIPAKRVQLGKYASFIRQDWLDALGMQVPKNTDEVYSFLKAVKEKDPGKVGKDLIPLGMALAPSSYEPIIWPFIKKDLTEEEKYTQRMQLGSRDYPILTAGHKEALQFLNKLYNEGLMSADFALDKDKKKLNQDVMTGKVGLFSEDSVNPLNATPGVYKVLATNVKGAKITAVDPFAGADGKHTKPKYMPAGMYILIPKSSKNVNEAIKYLDFMAQKDNYFKIMNGDEGKDYKLEDGIPVRIDSQETKDKFFNIGDFIIISNGQDLGSEEKNIKLDSKSYPADIVKEVEAARKISNTDTEPMLRFQRPIQAEVKYGTSLVDKYHELLVKSVLAKPADFDKTYEQSLKDFMAAGGQEIANERKAAYQEMKKK is encoded by the coding sequence ATGAAGATCAACGACCTCAAGAAGCGGACATCCATAGCGAATTTGAATTTCATTAAGGAGAGGGTTCAGTTGAAGAGACAGACGGTAAAAAAAGCGGTTGCTTTATCGATGAGCTCGGTGCTGACGATCGGCGTCCTGGCTGCTTGCTCGAGCAACGACAACAAAAGCGCAGGAGCAGGTTCGGGTGCGAACGATCCGAAAAAACAGGTGACGCTGCGGGTGGAAATGTTCGACCGCGGCAACGCGCCGGCCGGCCAATCGGCAACAGATAACTACTGGACGAAATGGATGCAGGAGAAGTTCGGAACGCCGAACAACATCAAGCTGGAATACGTTCCCGTACCGCGCGCCCAGGAAGTGGAGAAGCTGAACGTGCTGATGGCCAGCGGCGGCGACGCCCCGGATATCGTATTTACGTATGACAGCAACCTCGTATATAAATATGTGCAGCAGGGCGGTCTTGCCGATATCGGCCAAGCGCTCGACGAATACGGCAAAAATCTGAAAACGTTCCTCGGAACGGACACGCTCGAATACGGCAAATTTGACGGAAAGCAATATGCGATCCCGGCCAAACGCGTACAGCTCGGCAAATACGCCTCGTTTATCCGCCAGGACTGGCTGGATGCATTAGGCATGCAGGTTCCGAAAAATACGGATGAAGTGTACAGCTTCCTGAAAGCCGTGAAAGAGAAAGATCCCGGCAAAGTCGGCAAAGATTTGATTCCGCTCGGCATGGCGCTCGCGCCTTCCTCCTATGAGCCGATCATCTGGCCGTTTATCAAGAAAGATCTGACCGAAGAAGAGAAATACACCCAGCGCATGCAGCTCGGCTCCCGCGATTATCCGATTTTGACGGCCGGGCATAAAGAAGCGCTGCAATTTTTGAACAAGCTGTACAACGAAGGGTTGATGAGTGCGGATTTCGCCCTCGACAAAGACAAGAAGAAGCTCAATCAGGACGTCATGACCGGCAAAGTCGGATTGTTCAGCGAAGACAGCGTGAACCCGCTGAATGCGACTCCGGGGGTTTACAAGGTGCTGGCGACCAATGTAAAAGGAGCCAAGATTACGGCGGTGGATCCGTTCGCAGGCGCCGACGGCAAGCACACGAAGCCGAAATATATGCCTGCAGGCATGTACATCCTCATTCCGAAATCAAGCAAAAACGTAAACGAAGCGATCAAATATTTGGACTTCATGGCACAAAAGGACAATTACTTCAAGATCATGAACGGCGACGAAGGCAAAGATTACAAGCTGGAGGACGGCATCCCGGTTCGAATCGACAGCCAGGAAACGAAAGACAAGTTTTTCAATATCGGCGACTTTATCATCATCAGCAACGGGCAGGATCTGGGCAGCGAAGAGAAAAACATCAAGCTCGACTCGAAGTCGTACCCGGCCGATATCGTCAAAGAAGTGGAGGCCGCCCGGAAAATTTCGAATACAGACACCGAGCCGATGCTGCGCTTCCAGCGTCCGATTCAGGCGGAGGTCAAATACGGCACGAGCCTTGTGGACAAATATCATGAGCTGTTGGTGAAATCCGTTCTGGCCAAGCCGGCCGATTTTGACAAAACTTACGAACAGTCGCTGAAAGATTTCATGGCCGCCGGAGGTCAGGAAATTGCGAACGAAAGAAAAGCGGCTTACCAGGAAATGAAAAAGAAGTAA